The Candidatus Zymogenaceae bacterium region CTCTTTCAAAAAGCCGCCCACCGCCGCCTCGTATTCATCGGTCTTTTCCTGGTGCCCCCGGTGGTGCCCCAGTCCCTCGAAGGTGAGCTCCTCCTTCGGCCCGCCGTAGGCCTCGAAGAGCCGCATCTGGTCATCAAAGGACACCATCTCGTCTTCAGTATGCATAATAAAGAGTGCCGGGACGGTCATGTCCGCGGCGTAGGCCATCGGGTTGCCCGCTTCGAAGTCGGCCCCGCTTCTCATCCGTGTTATACACAGCGCTCCGGGCAGCAGTACCGGCACGGCGCCTCCCACCGCCTTCTCGGCGTTGAACACGATGGATGCGGGGACATCCGACAGGGTGGAATCGAGAATCAGGGCGTCCACGGCAGCGGGATCGACTGCTGTCAGCTCCATCGTCGCCAGGATCGACGCCGCCCCGCCCATGGATATGCCGAAGATTCCGACCTTTCGTTCTGAATCGTAGCCCGCATCCTCGAGCCACGCCACACCACCCATCACGTCATACCGCTCCTTGTCGCCGAAGGTGGCGTACCCGAAATCGCTCTCGCCGTGCCCTCTGAGCTCCAGAAGCAGCACCGAGACCCCCCGGTCGACGAACATCGGCGCGAACCTGACCAACCCCTTCTTGTTCGCGTTGCGCCCGTGCACCAGTACGAATGCACTGTCGCCGCCGGCGTCGATCCACCAGCACGAAAGCGAAAGGGCGTCCTCGTCCGCCGATGTCACCGTCACCGCATCCGCCTCCAGCCCCACATCCCCGGGCTCCAGAAATACGTACTCGGCGGCCAGCTCGTCCTCGTTCATCAGCGGAGGGTACAACAGCTGGTTCGAGAAATACCACGATATCCCCCCGTAGG contains the following coding sequences:
- a CDS encoding alpha/beta fold hydrolase — its product is MKKWWILLCIVAVLILAYGGISWYFSNQLLYPPLMNEDELAAEYVFLEPGDVGLEADAVTVTSADEDALSLSCWWIDAGGDSAFVLVHGRNANKKGLVRFAPMFVDRGVSVLLLELRGHGESDFGYATFGDKERYDVMGGVAWLEDAGYDSERKVGIFGISMGGAASILATMELTAVDPAAVDALILDSTLSDVPASIVFNAEKAVGGAVPVLLPGALCITRMRSGADFEAGNPMAYAADMTVPALFIMHTEDEMVSFDDQMRLFEAYGGPKEELTFEGLGHHRGHQEKTDEYEAAVGGFLKETGFIR